From Bicyclus anynana chromosome 18, ilBicAnyn1.1, whole genome shotgun sequence, a single genomic window includes:
- the LOC112056084 gene encoding uncharacterized protein LOC112056084, protein MAVINFRLLVLFAITQYCGADSIYRTARQQGPASIFTIGNGEQCQGGGDKSIGGVCLSRNQCNTQGGKAIGFCGVFATCCSLNACDIRTNTKVAVFINPPLSKESSGLECSYNIEINNNNVCQMRIDFETFNLAPPTTVEAVDNVTQRPGYMCKNDIFRVSNLHGNAESLPSLCGDNSGQHFYVRVNASINDRSVRLDFKLADRISQPNLPQATWKIKVTQLECFNTLGKYRDGILDAITASLPATPFTTTADRDEYLIAPPGCLQYYPDRAGFFESFNYNRGAGPYIANLAYATCFKRSSDVCGIKLTAASFDVAWQDDSNLYVDTDCKANPLTQGQAHSEDYIFIPEAETADGLRGSKFCGSSAANQIIASTPPGPLYVYFHSDNLVSHGVPEAGYRFTYNVLNNCYLK, encoded by the exons atggcggtaATAAACTTCAGATTACTGGTGCTGTTTGCAATAACACAATATTGTGGTGCAGACTCCATTTATAGAA CGGCCCGCCAGCAAGGGCCGGCCAGCATCTTCACCATCGGCAACGGCGAGCAGTGTCAGGGCGGCGGCGACAAGTCCATCGGCGGCGTCTGCCTCTCCCGGAACCAGTGCAACACGCAGGGCGGCAAGGCCATCGGCTTCTGCGGGGTCTTCGCCACCTGCTGCTCGT TGAACGCGTGTGACATCCGCACCAACACGAAGGTGGCGGTGTTCATCAACCCGCCGCTCAGCAAGGAGTCGTCGGGCCTGGAGTGCTCCTACAACATCGAGatcaacaacaacaacgtcTGCCAGATGAGGATCGACTTCGAAACCTTCAACCTGGCGCCGCCCACCACG GTGGAGGCGGTGGACAATGTGACGCAGCGGCCGGGCTACATGTGCAAGAACGACATCTTCCGCGTCTCCAACCTGCACGGCAACGCCGAGTCGCTGCCCTCGCTCTGCGGCGACAACAGCGGCCAGCACT TCTACGTCCGAGTCAACGCGTCCATCAACGACCGCTCTGTGCGCTTGGACTTCAAGCTGGCAGACCGCATCTCCCAGCCCAACCTGCCGCAAGCCACGTGGAAGATCAAGGTCACGCAGCTCGAGTGCTTCAACACTTTGGG CAAATATCGCGATGGTATCCTGGACGCCATCACTGCATCACTTCCTGCTACTCCCTTCACCACCACCGCCGACCGGGATGAGTATCTGATTG CGCCCCCGGGTTGTCTGCAGTACTACCCCGACCGCGCCGGGTTCTTCGAGTCCTTCAACTACAACCGCGGCGCCGGCCCTTACATTGCCAACCTGGCGTATGCGACGTGCTTCAAACGGTCTTCAGACGTCTGTGGCATCAA GTTGACAGCAGCCAGCTTCGACGTGGCATGGCAGGATGACAGTAACCTGTATGTGGATACGGACTGCAAGGCCAACCCGCTGACGCAGGGGCAGGCGCACTCAGAGGATTATATCTTCATCCCCGAAGCCGAGACCGCTGACGGGTTGAGAGGATCCAAGTTCTGCGGAAGCAGTGCCGCTAACCAGATCATAGCTT CCACGCCGCCGGGCCCCCTGTACGTGTACTTCCACAGCGACAACCTGGTGTCGCACGGCGTGCCCGAGGCCGGCTACCGGTTCACGTACAACGTGCTCAACAACTGCTACCTTAAGTGA